From the Hymenobacter yonginensis genome, one window contains:
- a CDS encoding TonB-dependent receptor — MLFRVPAAPGAAWRWLWLLLLWSVAQAASAQPGCTLTVSGRVADHESRAALPGATLVVLGSQQATQTDVDGHYHLELCPGTYRVQVSFVGYAPEVLDLRLTTASAVRDVQLHPDAVLLRGAVVRGERLDAPTTQTTAALTGQALQQTRGQALGEALQRVSGVTAIQTGPGIFKPMIHGLHSNRVTLLNNGVRQEGQQWGVEHGPEIDPFIASRLTVVKGAASVRYGSDAIGGVVLVEPKPLRDSTGVGGELNLVGMSNNGLGATSATLEGNFRQLPALSWRAQGTLRKAGTMRAPGYYLKNSGFEEGNFSGAVGWKKDAYGVEAFYSQFNSRIGILPAAHAGNQSDLLLAVGRERPLETTGFSYDIIRAYQQVRHDVAKLSGFVRTGNAGRLQLTLSHQTDFRDEYDKSRPRNDERAAAGKPELSYTNRTNIGELLWEHRPWHGFTGSVGVSGTYQANRYAAGSRQFIPFYTNLTGGAFLIEKWQQGRWLLEGGLRLDRRDLAVRRADRDTTGAFFVDRTRFQYTTPAASLGATYDASAHLTLGLNAGLTRRAPAANERFSDGVHNGMYELGNDLVPGNAPLTPETALNVGLTATLHHNPRFNGELTVYQNRIRGFIYQVPLLPLVQTIRGAHISWQFLQTDATLRGLDLSSSYLLTPQLLLSLKGSVVRTRDTRANEWQILMPADRAEVSVRYDWPTTGPAGRLRSPYAQLGGVAVARQTRVPRNYEARDLLTPPAGYGLLNLELGGTLHWGRLPLELSVAGSNLLNHRYRDYLNRYRYFTDEMGRNVTLRVRVPLEFSRR, encoded by the coding sequence ATGCTTTTCCGTGTTCCGGCTGCGCCGGGGGCGGCGTGGCGCTGGCTGTGGCTGCTGCTCCTGTGGAGCGTGGCACAGGCGGCCAGCGCCCAGCCCGGGTGCACCCTGACCGTCAGTGGGCGCGTGGCCGACCACGAGTCGCGGGCGGCGCTGCCTGGCGCTACCCTAGTGGTGCTGGGCAGTCAGCAAGCCACTCAGACTGATGTTGATGGCCACTATCATCTGGAGCTGTGCCCCGGCACCTACCGCGTGCAGGTCAGCTTTGTGGGCTATGCACCCGAGGTGCTGGACCTGCGCCTGACCACTGCCTCGGCCGTGCGCGACGTGCAGCTGCACCCCGATGCCGTGCTGCTGCGCGGGGCCGTGGTGCGGGGCGAGCGGCTGGACGCGCCCACTACTCAGACCACGGCGGCCCTCACCGGTCAGGCACTGCAGCAAACCCGCGGCCAGGCCCTGGGCGAAGCGCTGCAGCGCGTGAGCGGCGTAACGGCCATCCAGACTGGCCCCGGCATCTTCAAGCCCATGATTCATGGGCTGCACTCCAACCGCGTGACGCTGCTTAACAACGGCGTGCGCCAGGAAGGCCAGCAGTGGGGCGTGGAGCACGGCCCGGAAATCGACCCGTTTATTGCCTCCCGACTGACGGTGGTAAAGGGCGCGGCCAGCGTCCGCTACGGCTCCGATGCCATTGGCGGCGTGGTACTGGTGGAACCCAAACCGCTGCGCGACTCGACCGGCGTGGGCGGCGAGCTGAACCTGGTGGGCATGAGCAACAATGGGCTGGGGGCCACCTCAGCCACGCTGGAAGGCAATTTCCGCCAACTGCCGGCCCTGAGCTGGCGCGCCCAGGGCACGCTGCGCAAGGCCGGCACCATGCGCGCGCCGGGCTATTATCTCAAGAACTCGGGCTTTGAGGAAGGCAACTTCTCCGGGGCCGTGGGCTGGAAAAAAGACGCGTACGGCGTGGAGGCTTTCTATAGCCAGTTCAACAGCCGCATCGGCATTCTGCCGGCCGCCCACGCCGGCAACCAGTCCGACCTGCTGCTGGCTGTGGGCCGGGAACGGCCGCTGGAAACCACCGGCTTCTCCTACGACATCATCCGGGCCTATCAGCAGGTGCGCCACGACGTGGCCAAGCTCAGCGGCTTTGTGCGCACCGGCAACGCCGGCCGCCTGCAGCTCACACTCAGCCACCAAACCGACTTCCGCGACGAGTACGACAAGTCCCGCCCGCGCAACGACGAGCGGGCCGCGGCCGGCAAGCCGGAGCTGAGCTACACCAACCGCACCAACATCGGGGAGCTGCTGTGGGAGCACCGGCCCTGGCACGGCTTCACGGGCAGCGTGGGCGTGTCGGGCACGTACCAGGCCAACCGCTACGCCGCCGGCAGCCGGCAGTTCATCCCGTTCTACACCAACCTGACCGGCGGCGCCTTCTTGATTGAGAAGTGGCAGCAGGGCCGCTGGCTGCTGGAAGGCGGCCTGCGCCTGGACCGCCGCGACCTGGCCGTACGCCGCGCCGACCGTGACACGACGGGCGCCTTTTTCGTAGACCGCACCCGCTTTCAGTACACCACGCCCGCCGCCTCGTTGGGCGCCACCTACGACGCCTCAGCTCACCTCACGCTGGGCCTGAACGCCGGCCTCACCCGCCGCGCGCCGGCCGCCAACGAGCGGTTCAGCGACGGAGTACACAACGGTATGTATGAGCTGGGCAACGACCTGGTGCCCGGCAACGCCCCGCTCACGCCCGAAACGGCCCTCAACGTGGGCCTGACGGCCACGCTGCACCACAACCCGCGCTTCAACGGCGAGCTGACCGTGTACCAGAACCGCATCCGGGGCTTCATCTACCAGGTGCCGCTGCTGCCGCTGGTCCAGACCATCCGGGGCGCACACATCAGCTGGCAGTTTCTGCAGACCGATGCCACGTTACGGGGCCTGGACCTGAGCAGCTCCTACCTGCTCACGCCGCAGCTGCTGCTGAGTCTGAAAGGCTCGGTGGTGCGCACCCGCGACACCCGCGCCAACGAGTGGCAGATTCTGATGCCCGCCGACCGCGCCGAAGTATCGGTGCGCTACGACTGGCCCACGACTGGCCCGGCCGGGCGCCTGCGCAGCCCCTACGCCCAGCTGGGCGGCGTGGCCGTGGCGCGCCAGACCCGCGTGCCCCGCAACTACGAGGCCCGCGACCTGCTAACTCCGCCCGCCGGCTACGGCCTGCTGAACCTGGAACTGGGCGGCACCCTGCACTGGGGCCGCCTGCCGCTGGAGCTGAGCGTGGCGGGCTCCAACCTGCTCAACCACCGCTACCGCGACTACCTCAACCGCTACCGCTACTTCACCGACGAAATGGGCCGCAACGTGACGTTGCGCGTGCGCGTGCCACTCGAATTCAGCCGCCGCTAG
- the lipB gene encoding lipoyl(octanoyl) transferase LipB codes for MPANSLPVASSGVAPAPAEGASPPAASRLIRVEQLGLMGYEAAWAYQEELLAHTLHVKTHNRLATEAGQATQPTANYLLLCEHPPVYTLGKSGKPEHLLLDEAGLATHGATFHRINRGGDITYHGPGQLVGYPILDLDNFFTDIHRYLRLLEEAIILTLADYGLRAGRIAGLTGVWFDFEEGAPNPRKICAMGVKCSRWVTMHGFALNVNTDLSYFGHIVPCGITDKAVTSMAQELGREVPLAEVSARLLPHLERLFEAELQLATGRPVLPAPASEVSA; via the coding sequence ATGCCCGCAAATTCCCTTCCAGTAGCGTCTTCCGGCGTGGCTCCGGCCCCGGCCGAGGGTGCCTCGCCACCTGCTGCCAGCCGGCTGATCCGGGTAGAACAGCTGGGCCTGATGGGCTACGAGGCGGCCTGGGCGTATCAGGAGGAGCTGCTGGCCCACACGCTGCACGTGAAAACCCACAACCGGCTGGCCACCGAAGCCGGCCAGGCCACGCAGCCCACGGCCAACTACCTGCTGTTGTGCGAGCATCCGCCGGTATATACGCTGGGTAAAAGCGGCAAGCCCGAGCACCTGCTGCTCGACGAGGCCGGCCTGGCCACCCACGGCGCCACCTTCCACCGCATCAACCGCGGCGGCGACATCACCTACCACGGCCCCGGCCAACTGGTCGGCTACCCTATCCTCGACCTCGACAACTTCTTCACCGACATCCACCGCTACCTGCGGCTGCTGGAAGAGGCCATCATCCTGACGCTGGCCGACTACGGCCTGCGCGCCGGCCGCATTGCCGGCCTCACCGGCGTGTGGTTCGATTTCGAGGAAGGAGCGCCAAATCCGCGCAAAATCTGCGCGATGGGCGTGAAATGCAGCCGCTGGGTAACCATGCACGGCTTCGCCCTCAACGTCAACACTGACCTGTCGTATTTCGGCCACATCGTGCCCTGCGGCATCACCGACAAAGCTGTAACGTCCATGGCGCAGGAGCTGGGCCGCGAGGTACCGCTGGCCGAAGTGTCGGCGCGCCTGCTGCCGCACTTGGAGCGCCTGTTCGAAGCCGAATTACAGTTGGCCACCGGGCGTCCGGTGCTGCCAGCTCCTGCATCTGAAGTATCCGCATGA
- the htpG gene encoding molecular chaperone HtpG — MQEKGSISIHTENIFPIIKKFLYSDHEIFLRELVSNAVDATQKLKSLAQLGEFKGELGELKVRVTVDKEARKITISDRGLGMTAEEIKKYINQIAFSGATEFVEQYKEKDAATKDQIIGQFGLGFYSAFMVAKEVEIWSKSYKDDTLTAHWTCDGSTEFTLEEPTGEHAKAERGTDVVLHVAEDSDEFLEPARLKGILTKYCKFLPIEIEFEGETINQTAPIWTKQPSELTDEDYVKFYQELYPFSEPPLFWIHLNVDYPFNLTGILYFPKVKDELQFQRNKIQLYSRQVFITDEVKDVVPEFLMLLHGVIDSPDIPLNVSRSFLQADAAVRKINTYITKKVADKLSSLFKQDRAGYEAKWSDIGLFVKYGMLSDEKFYDKAKDFALVQNVAGKLFTLPEYQEFVQANQKDKSEQTVVLYTTDAEAQHGFVQAAQDRGYDVLELNGPLDSHFIGQLEQKLEKTTFKRVDADTVGKLIEKEETTESVLSDDDKTKLQELFKTAISNEQMHVQVEALSPQDAPVIITLPEFMRRMKDMQRSGGGGGMQMFGSLPDSYTVSVNANHPVAQRVLHAEGEAGQKLARQAFDLALLAQNMLKGEALTAFVKRSADLLAAE; from the coding sequence ATGCAAGAGAAAGGCAGTATCTCGATCCATACCGAGAATATTTTTCCGATCATCAAGAAGTTCCTGTATTCCGACCACGAGATTTTCCTGCGGGAGCTGGTCAGCAATGCAGTAGATGCCACCCAGAAACTCAAGAGCCTGGCCCAGCTGGGCGAGTTCAAAGGCGAGCTGGGTGAGCTGAAAGTGCGGGTGACCGTGGATAAGGAGGCCCGCAAAATTACGATTTCGGACCGCGGCCTGGGCATGACGGCCGAGGAAATCAAGAAGTACATCAACCAGATTGCCTTCTCCGGCGCCACCGAGTTTGTGGAGCAGTACAAAGAGAAGGACGCCGCTACCAAAGACCAGATCATCGGTCAGTTTGGCCTAGGCTTCTACTCGGCCTTCATGGTGGCCAAGGAAGTGGAAATCTGGTCGAAGTCGTACAAAGACGACACTCTCACGGCCCACTGGACCTGCGACGGCAGCACCGAATTCACCCTGGAGGAGCCTACCGGCGAGCACGCCAAGGCCGAGCGCGGCACCGATGTAGTGCTGCACGTAGCCGAAGACTCCGACGAGTTTCTGGAGCCGGCTCGTCTGAAGGGCATCCTCACCAAGTACTGCAAGTTCCTGCCCATCGAAATCGAGTTTGAAGGCGAAACCATCAACCAGACGGCCCCCATCTGGACCAAGCAGCCTTCGGAGCTCACCGACGAGGACTACGTGAAGTTCTACCAGGAGCTGTATCCGTTTTCGGAGCCGCCGCTGTTCTGGATTCACCTCAACGTGGATTACCCGTTCAATCTGACCGGCATCCTGTACTTCCCAAAGGTGAAGGACGAGCTGCAGTTCCAGCGCAACAAAATCCAGCTCTACTCGCGCCAGGTATTCATCACCGACGAGGTGAAGGACGTGGTGCCCGAGTTTCTGATGCTGCTGCACGGCGTCATCGACTCGCCTGATATTCCGCTGAACGTGTCGCGCAGCTTCCTGCAGGCCGACGCAGCGGTGCGCAAAATCAACACCTACATCACCAAGAAGGTCGCTGATAAGCTCAGCAGCCTGTTCAAGCAGGACCGCGCCGGCTACGAGGCCAAGTGGTCGGATATCGGCCTGTTCGTGAAGTACGGCATGCTCTCTGACGAGAAGTTCTACGACAAGGCCAAGGACTTTGCGCTGGTGCAGAACGTGGCCGGCAAGCTATTCACGCTGCCCGAGTACCAGGAGTTCGTGCAGGCCAACCAGAAAGACAAGTCGGAGCAAACGGTAGTGCTCTACACCACCGACGCCGAAGCGCAGCACGGCTTCGTGCAGGCCGCCCAGGACCGTGGCTACGACGTGCTGGAGCTCAACGGCCCGCTCGACTCGCACTTCATCGGGCAGCTGGAGCAGAAGCTGGAGAAAACCACTTTCAAGCGCGTGGATGCTGACACGGTGGGTAAGCTGATCGAGAAAGAGGAAACCACCGAGAGCGTCCTCAGCGACGACGACAAAACCAAGCTGCAGGAGCTGTTCAAAACGGCCATCAGCAACGAGCAGATGCACGTGCAGGTGGAGGCCCTCTCGCCGCAGGATGCGCCGGTTATCATCACGCTGCCCGAGTTCATGCGCCGCATGAAGGACATGCAGCGCTCCGGTGGTGGCGGCGGCATGCAGATGTTCGGCTCCCTGCCCGACAGCTATACCGTGAGCGTGAATGCCAACCACCCCGTGGCTCAGCGCGTGCTGCACGCCGAGGGCGAAGCCGGCCAGAAGCTGGCCCGCCAGGCCTTCGACCTGGCCCTGCTGGCCCAGAACATGCTGAAAGGTGAGGCGCTAACCGCGTTTGTGAAGCGTAGCGCCGATTTGCTGGCCGCCGAGTAG
- a CDS encoding toxin-antitoxin system YwqK family antitoxin, with protein MRFLRPHILLLLLTAAGMLEACSKKTVSFNSRPDAGSTALVADTLTTTRDTTNAPSLEAKKLGLTKEQEKADKEKQKLAQRQSKKKKKNIFLGERIKKGFTKSGPKGKNQVLEVFYYLKAFQQPNAYAISVYYFNPRKRKIFKANTELNPATDKVLHGPYKKYQGGKLVETGFFAMGTKHLRWEKLTKDNVLVNKQHYEMGFPRDANVTYYDAANKLLKEVVPYVNGKLEGDYVKFTETGKREWEGQFENGKKVGEWTRYWGFRNTKDRRHYVYAYGESGYDPEVTEPVLVKEYNRNGVMVYEKDKFDKRDAVTDRPGSKR; from the coding sequence ATGCGCTTTCTCCGTCCCCATATTCTGTTGTTGCTGCTGACCGCCGCCGGTATGCTGGAGGCCTGCTCCAAAAAGACGGTGTCCTTCAACAGCCGCCCCGACGCCGGCAGCACGGCCCTGGTAGCCGACACGCTCACCACCACCCGCGACACCACCAACGCGCCGTCGTTGGAGGCCAAAAAGCTGGGCCTGACCAAGGAGCAGGAAAAAGCCGACAAGGAAAAGCAGAAGCTGGCCCAGCGCCAAAGCAAAAAGAAGAAGAAGAACATCTTCCTCGGCGAGCGAATCAAGAAGGGCTTCACCAAGTCGGGGCCGAAGGGCAAAAACCAGGTGCTGGAGGTATTTTACTACCTCAAGGCGTTTCAGCAGCCCAATGCCTACGCCATTTCGGTGTACTACTTCAACCCCCGCAAGCGCAAGATCTTCAAGGCCAACACCGAGCTGAACCCGGCCACCGACAAGGTGTTGCACGGCCCCTACAAGAAGTACCAGGGCGGCAAGCTGGTGGAAACCGGCTTCTTCGCCATGGGCACCAAGCACCTGCGCTGGGAGAAGCTAACCAAGGACAACGTGCTGGTAAACAAGCAGCACTACGAAATGGGCTTCCCGCGCGACGCCAACGTGACCTACTACGACGCCGCCAATAAGCTGCTGAAAGAGGTGGTGCCCTACGTGAACGGCAAGCTGGAAGGCGACTACGTGAAGTTCACCGAGACCGGCAAACGGGAGTGGGAAGGGCAGTTTGAGAACGGTAAGAAAGTAGGGGAGTGGACCCGGTACTGGGGCTTCCGCAACACCAAGGACCGCCGCCACTACGTGTACGCCTACGGCGAGTCGGGCTACGATCCGGAAGTAACCGAGCCAGTGCTGGTGAAAGAGTACAACCGCAACGGCGTGATGGTCTACGAGAAAGACAAGTTCGACAAGCGCGACGCCGTAACGGACCGCCCCGGCAGTAAGCGGTAA
- a CDS encoding YraN family protein encodes MATAAHDLGHAGEQAAADYLGQQGLEVLYRSYRHGRAEVDLVVRQGRQLLVFVEVKARSSSQYGYPETFVSERKKQLFRLAAEQLQHDLDWRGDIRFDILAVTPVAGGFRIEHFEDAFY; translated from the coding sequence ATGGCAACTGCCGCGCACGACCTGGGCCACGCCGGCGAGCAAGCCGCCGCCGATTATCTGGGGCAGCAGGGTCTGGAGGTGCTGTACCGCAGCTACCGTCACGGTCGCGCCGAAGTGGACCTAGTGGTCCGGCAAGGCCGGCAGCTGCTCGTGTTCGTGGAAGTGAAAGCTCGCTCCTCCAGCCAGTACGGCTACCCCGAAACCTTCGTGTCGGAGCGAAAGAAGCAGCTGTTCCGGCTGGCCGCCGAGCAGCTACAGCACGACCTGGACTGGCGCGGCGACATCCGGTTCGACATCCTGGCCGTGACGCCCGTAGCCGGCGGCTTCCGCATCGAGCACTTCGAGGACGCGTTTTATTGA
- a CDS encoding TonB-dependent receptor, translating into MLRSFLTAGCLLGAGSVLAQTPPARPARTVAPATPVTGRITDAATGEALPGATLYFSDLKQATSTDAAGNFRFANLPKGRFLVQVRFVGYTPVVRTVDTGSGQPLDVALTPAETEIGQVIVTGVSASTEMRRSAIPTSVVDQTRLRQTSATNAVDAIAHTPGLSQITTGAAISKPIIRGLGANRVITLNNGAKQEGQQWGDEHGIEIDEFGIDRVEIIKGPGSLLYGSDGLAGVINFLAPDPVEDGRIVGSVAANYQTNNRQQGYSLWNAGNLNGLNWQVRGSGKVAGAYQNRYDGRVYNSGFRELNGSGYVGVNKSWGYSHLTVSSFNQILGLIEGERDSTTGRFLKTVSLGGDALAGVITDDDDLRTLNLDVPRQQINHLRIGTDNNFILGQHRLTLNVGWQQNLRREFGNPTDYYEKSLFFQLRTVDYALRWFLPEMNGWNTTVGVSGMQQENQNKGVEFLIPAYRLLDGGLFGVTKKSFGKLDLSGGLRYDARRITADALYLNDDEQPVPAGQGETKFAGFRSTFRNVSGSVGGAYNFNDKWLLKANVARGFRAPNIAELGSNGIHEGTVRYEIGEPDLRAETSLQVDGGLSFVSDHVSLSADVFRNQISNYIFPRALSTPTGQDSVSVDGDRVFRYGQGDARLAGGEVSLDLHPHPLDWLHFENSFSMVRALQFDQPEGQQNLPFIPADRLQSELRVNFSKVGTSRLRNLYARGTVEHNLQQNRIFSAFDTETRTPGYTLVNLGLGSDLTNAKDKTLFSVYLTLNNVFDVAYQNHLSRLKYTAINYATGRQGVFNMGRNLSVKLIVPLSFK; encoded by the coding sequence ATGCTTCGTTCTTTCCTCACGGCCGGCTGTCTGCTGGGTGCTGGCAGCGTGCTGGCCCAGACGCCGCCCGCCCGCCCGGCCCGCACGGTGGCCCCGGCCACGCCCGTTACCGGCCGCATCACCGATGCGGCTACCGGTGAGGCCCTGCCCGGCGCCACGCTGTACTTCTCCGACCTCAAGCAGGCCACGTCTACGGATGCGGCCGGCAACTTCCGGTTTGCCAACCTGCCCAAAGGGCGGTTTCTGGTGCAGGTGCGCTTTGTGGGCTACACGCCGGTGGTGCGCACCGTAGACACCGGCAGCGGCCAGCCGCTCGACGTGGCCCTCACGCCTGCCGAAACCGAAATCGGGCAGGTGATTGTAACGGGCGTTTCGGCCAGCACCGAGATGCGCCGCTCGGCCATCCCGACCAGCGTGGTAGACCAGACGCGCCTGCGCCAGACCTCGGCCACCAACGCCGTGGATGCCATTGCGCACACGCCCGGCCTCAGCCAGATTACCACCGGTGCCGCCATCAGCAAGCCCATTATCCGGGGGTTGGGGGCCAACCGCGTGATTACGCTCAACAACGGCGCTAAGCAGGAAGGCCAGCAATGGGGCGACGAGCACGGCATCGAAATCGACGAGTTCGGCATCGACCGGGTGGAAATCATCAAGGGGCCCGGCTCCTTATTATATGGCTCCGACGGGCTGGCCGGCGTCATCAACTTTTTGGCGCCCGACCCGGTGGAGGACGGCCGCATTGTGGGCTCGGTGGCGGCCAACTACCAGACCAACAACCGCCAGCAGGGCTACTCGCTCTGGAACGCCGGCAACCTCAACGGCCTGAACTGGCAGGTGCGCGGCTCGGGCAAAGTGGCCGGCGCCTACCAGAACCGCTACGACGGCCGCGTGTATAACTCCGGATTCCGGGAGCTAAACGGCAGCGGCTACGTGGGCGTCAACAAGAGCTGGGGCTACTCCCACCTCACCGTCAGCAGCTTCAACCAGATTCTGGGGCTGATTGAGGGCGAACGGGACAGCACCACAGGCCGGTTTCTGAAGACCGTGAGTTTGGGCGGGGATGCCCTGGCCGGCGTGATTACCGACGACGACGATCTGCGCACGCTCAACCTGGATGTGCCGCGCCAGCAGATCAACCACCTGCGCATCGGCACCGACAACAACTTCATTCTGGGCCAGCACCGCCTCACGCTGAACGTGGGCTGGCAGCAGAACCTGCGCCGCGAGTTCGGCAACCCCACTGATTACTACGAGAAGTCGCTGTTCTTCCAGCTGCGCACCGTGGACTACGCTTTGCGCTGGTTTCTGCCCGAAATGAACGGCTGGAACACCACCGTGGGCGTGAGCGGCATGCAGCAGGAAAACCAGAACAAGGGTGTGGAATTCCTGATTCCGGCCTACCGCCTACTCGACGGTGGCCTGTTCGGCGTCACCAAAAAGAGCTTCGGCAAGCTCGACCTCAGCGGCGGCCTGCGCTACGATGCGCGCCGCATCACGGCCGATGCGCTATACCTCAACGACGACGAGCAGCCGGTACCCGCCGGCCAGGGCGAAACCAAGTTTGCCGGCTTTCGGAGCACCTTCCGCAACGTGAGCGGCAGCGTGGGCGGGGCCTACAATTTCAACGACAAGTGGCTGCTGAAAGCCAACGTGGCCCGCGGCTTCCGGGCGCCCAACATTGCCGAGCTGGGCTCCAACGGCATCCACGAGGGCACCGTGCGCTACGAAATCGGGGAGCCAGACCTGCGGGCCGAAACCAGCCTGCAGGTGGATGGCGGCCTGAGCTTCGTGTCGGACCACGTGAGCTTGTCGGCCGATGTATTCCGCAACCAGATCAGCAACTACATCTTCCCGCGCGCTTTGAGCACGCCCACCGGCCAGGATTCGGTGTCGGTGGACGGCGACCGGGTGTTCCGCTACGGGCAGGGCGACGCGCGGCTGGCCGGCGGTGAAGTCAGCCTCGACCTGCACCCCCACCCGCTCGACTGGCTGCATTTCGAAAACAGCTTCTCCATGGTGCGGGCGCTGCAGTTCGACCAGCCTGAAGGCCAGCAGAACCTGCCCTTCATTCCGGCCGACCGGCTGCAGTCGGAGCTGCGGGTGAACTTCAGCAAGGTGGGCACCTCGCGGCTGCGCAACCTCTACGCCCGCGGCACCGTGGAGCACAACTTACAGCAGAACCGCATCTTCTCGGCCTTCGACACCGAAACCCGCACGCCGGGCTACACCCTCGTGAACCTGGGCCTGGGCTCCGACCTGACCAACGCCAAAGACAAAACGCTGTTTTCGGTGTATCTGACACTGAATAACGTGTTCGACGTGGCGTACCAGAACCACCTTAGCCGCCTGAAATACACAGCCATCAACTACGCCACCGGCCGGCAGGGCGTGTTCAACATGGGCCGCAACCTAAGCGTGAAACTGATTGTGCCGTTGTCATTTAAGTAA
- a CDS encoding MraY family glycosyltransferase yields MSFLWAFLVALFAVPSIIYIAHLKNMLDTPNVRTVHESLTPRLGGVAVFAGFMSALTIFADLGNGIQQLLAGCIVLFFVGLKDDLVSISVSKKFVGQLLATGIVMIMADVRLTSFQGILGIQELPIGISYAFTFLAIVGITNAINLIDGLDGLAGTIVLTIVSTLGYYFVRYGGPGFSNYVFVSVCLMGGIIGFLRYNFHRATIFMGDTGSLVCGFIVSVLTIQFIEMGLKVGQPFGSSAPSVAAGILFVPLFDTLRVFIVRMMAGRSPFSPDKNHVHHRILAMGFQQISTVVLLALLNIVVILFVINFAYLGNTILIGCLVGFSIVLSVFLGVYRSRSTEQRVAS; encoded by the coding sequence TTGTCCTTTCTCTGGGCGTTTCTGGTGGCTCTGTTCGCCGTGCCGTCCATTATCTATATCGCCCACCTCAAAAACATGCTCGATACGCCCAACGTGCGTACCGTGCATGAGTCGCTGACGCCGCGGCTGGGCGGGGTGGCCGTGTTTGCCGGCTTCATGTCGGCCCTCACCATCTTCGCCGATCTGGGCAACGGCATCCAGCAGCTGCTGGCCGGTTGCATCGTGCTATTCTTCGTGGGCCTCAAGGATGATTTGGTGTCGATTTCGGTGTCCAAGAAGTTCGTAGGCCAGCTGCTGGCTACCGGCATCGTCATGATTATGGCCGATGTGCGCCTGACCAGCTTCCAGGGCATCCTCGGGATTCAGGAGCTGCCCATAGGCATCAGCTATGCCTTCACGTTCCTGGCCATCGTGGGCATCACCAACGCCATTAACCTCATCGACGGCCTCGACGGCCTCGCCGGTACCATTGTCCTGACCATCGTCAGCACGCTGGGCTACTATTTCGTGCGCTACGGCGGCCCAGGCTTCAGTAACTACGTGTTTGTGTCGGTGTGCCTGATGGGCGGCATCATCGGGTTCCTGCGCTACAACTTTCACCGGGCCACCATCTTCATGGGCGATACCGGGTCGCTGGTGTGCGGATTTATCGTGTCGGTGCTCACCATTCAGTTCATTGAGATGGGCCTGAAAGTGGGCCAGCCGTTCGGGTCGTCGGCGCCGTCGGTAGCGGCTGGCATCCTATTCGTGCCTTTGTTCGATACGCTCCGTGTGTTCATCGTGCGCATGATGGCCGGCCGCTCGCCCTTTTCCCCCGATAAAAACCACGTCCACCACCGGATTCTGGCCATGGGTTTTCAGCAGATCAGCACCGTAGTACTGCTGGCGCTGCTCAACATTGTCGTGATTCTGTTCGTCATCAACTTCGCCTACCTCGGCAACACCATTTTGATTGGCTGCCTGGTTGGCTTTTCTATCGTGCTGAGCGTGTTTCTGGGCGTGTATCGTAGCCGCAGCACCGAGCAGCGAGTTGCTTCCTGA